The DNA window CTTCGCGAACTTTTCATTGCCACCCAATAAAAAACAGGGACTGTTTCAGTGATTCATCACCGCAAACAGTCCCTGTTTTTATAATACTATACTGATAAACACTCCCCCTGATATCCAGTGTATCCTTATATGTCGCATATACCAAATACCATACATCACACATCACGTATCATGTATCACATAACCGAATGACAGGCTAACTCGTTATCCCTTTATCCACCAGCTTTTTATACAGCCTACACCTCAAATATCAAATCCCCATAGCTCGGGAAAGGCCAGAGTTCTTTATCCACAATCATCTCCAGCTTATCCGCCGGTATTCTGAGTTTCTTCATCGCCGCGGTCACCTTTTCCAGGCAGTAATAGGCCCTCTCTTTACTGTTTGAAATCGCCGTTGCCGCCTTCGCCTCATTCTCAAGGTTAGAAAGCGCCGCCTTCATCTCCGACAGAAGAGCCGATGTTTCTAAAATCAGTTCCTTCTGAACGCTGACATCTGCTTCCGGGCAGGCATCCCTGACGGCGGAAAGTGATTTTGCAAGCTGCGTCGTATATTCTACCACGGCAGGGATAATCTGTTTTCCTGCCATGTCGATCATAGTTTTTGCCTCTATATTGATTGTCTTTGCATAGGATTCATACTCTATTTCAGCTCTGGATTCCAGTTCAGCCCTCGTATAAACACTAAAATGCTCAAACAGCTCGACCGCCTTATCGGTAATCAAAGCCGCAACGGAATCAATCCCCGCTCTCAGATTCGGAAGTCCCCTTCTCTCCGCTTCCTTAACCCACTCCTCGGAATAGCCGTTTCCGCTGAAGATAATCCTTCTGTGCTCCGCAAACAGTTTTTTAATCATATCATGGACAGCCATATCAAAATCGTCCGCTTTTTCCAGCTGATCCGCAGCCTCCTTAAATGCCTCCGCTACAATCGTATTTAAAACAACATTCGGGGAAGACACGGAATCTGAGGAACCTACCATACGGAACTCAAACTTATTGCCCGTAAAGGCAAACGGCGATGTCCTGTTGCGGTCCGTGGCATCCTTGGCAAAATCAGGAAGGGTTGCAACGCCTGTTTTCAATACACCGCCCTGTTTGGAATGCGCCGCGGAACCGGTACTGCAGAGCTGGTCAATGACATCTTCCAGCTGCTCACCAAGGAAAATGGAAATAATCGCAGGCGGAGCCTCGGCCGCTCCCAGACGCTGATCATTGCCCGGCACCGCCGTTGATTCTCTCAACAGATCGGCATGGACGTCAACCGCTTTCATGATACAGGCCAAAACCAGAAGGAACTGGATGTTCTCATGCGGCGTTTCGCCGGGATTCATCATGTTAATTCCGTCGTCGGTGGTCAGGGACCAGTTGTTATGTTTACCGGAACCGTTGATCCCCGCAAACGGCTTTTCATGAAGGAGGCAGGTAAGACCGTGATGGCCGGCAATCCTCTTTAAGGCCTCCATCATCATCTGGTTATGGTCGACCGCAACATTCACCTGTGTATAAACAGGAGCCAGTTCATGCTGGGCCGGAGCGGCCTCATTGTGCTGTGTCTTGGCACAGACGCCGAGACGCCACATTTCCTCATTCACTTCTTTCATAAAAGCGCCTACACGCGGACGGATACTCCCGAAATAATGATCATCCATCTCCTGCCCTTTCGGCGGCATAGCGCCAAACAGAGTCCTGTTTGCGTAGATCAGATCTTTTCTCTGTAAATATTTTTCTTTATCAATCAGAAAATACTCCTGCTCCGGTCCGACATACGGAATCACGCGTTTTGATGTGGTATTCCCGAACAGGCGGAGAATCCGCAGGGACTGTTCGTTGATCGCCTGCATGGAACGCAGAAGCGGCGTCTTCTTGTCAAGAGCCTCGCCCCTGTAAGAACAGAAAGCCGTCGGTATGTAGAGAGTCACGCCCCAGGTGTCCTCCCGCAAAAAGGCAGGGGAAGTGCAGTCCCAGGTTGTATATCCTCTGGCCTCAAAGGTGGAACGGAGTCCCCCTGATGGGAAAGAAGACGCATCCGGTTCTCCCTTAATCAACTCCTTACCGGAAAATTCCATAATCACGCGGCCTGCTGCATCCGGAACCGAGATAAAGGCATCGTGCTTCTCGGCCGTCACTCCTGTAAGCGGTTGGAACCAGTGGGAATAATGGGTCGCCCCCCTCTCGATCGCCCAGTCCTTCATTGCATGGGCCACAACATCCGCAATGGACGGATCCAGTTCCGTTCCGTCCTCTATGGTCTGCTTCAGCTTTTTATAAACGCTTTTCGGAAGGCGCTCTTTCATTGCAGTATCATTGAAAACGTTCTTCCCGAAAATTTCAGACACATTAATTAAGTCACTCATTGTTTTCTCCCTTACTATGACGAAAAAGTATAATCCGCGGAATTTCCCTCGGGGCGCGGCCTCTGGGAATCTTATCCTGCGGATTTCTCATCAATATCTAAAAACAGAGCCGGCCTGTAAGTAATATTCTTTCGAAATGCCGAAACTTTATTACCTGCAGGCCGGCTCTAAACGATGACAAACAAGTCTCAGAACTCACTTGCCACCGTCATCGGTTAAACTCCGTTTTAAATTACAATCAGGCTTTGCCGACAGAACCGAAGAGTTCCATCTTAGTCTTAACTGTTTCCTTGATTGCTGCTGTACCAGGAGCAAGAAGTTTACGCGGGTCAAAGCCCTTGCCTTCCAGATCCTTGCCTGCTTCGATGTATTTACGTGTTGCATCTGCAAAAGCAAGCTGGCACTCTGTGTTAACATTAATCTTGGCTACGCCAAGGGAGATTGCTCTTTTAATCATGTCCTCCGGGATACCGGTACCGCCATGGAGAACTAACGGCATATCGCCCGTTTTATTCTTTACGGCTTCCAGGGTCTCAAAGCTGAGTCCCGGCCAGTTTGCCGGATATTTGCCGTGAATATTGCCGATTCCCGCTGCCAGCATATCTACGCCGAGATCTGCAATTGCCTTACATTCATCGGGATCTGCGCACTCGCCCATTCCTACAACGCCGTCTTCTTCACCGCCGATGGAACCAACCTCTGCCTCAAGTGATAAACCTTTTTCAGCACAGATGCGAACGAGTTCTTTCGTCTTCTCAACGTTCTCGTCGATTGGATAATGAGAGCCGTCAAACATAATGGAGGAAAAACCTGCCTCGATACATTTCATGCAGCCGTCATAAGTACCATGGTCTAAGTGGATCGCTACCGGGACTGTAATCTTAAGTTCATCGATCATTGCCTTTACCATATCAGCAACCGTCTTGAATCCGGCCATATATTTGCCGGCTCCCTCAGATACGCCCAGGATAACCGGTGAATTCTGTTCCTGTGCGGTCTGTAATACTGCCTTTGTCCATTCCAGGTTGTTGATATTAAACTGCCCAACTGCGTACTGGCCTTCTTTTGCCTTCTGAAGCATGTCCTTTGCGTTTACTAACATATTACGAACCTCCTTGTCGCTTTTCTCACTTACATTCTTTTATTATATACCATATTTATGGTTTTGGGAAGACTGTTAAAAAATTAGCACATTTTTTTCATAACGCCCGTTACTGTTCACTCCGTGCCCAGTAACCCGCTTCGCGATGCACAAAAACGGCAAAAAACTCCGTTTCGCGCCGCTTAACTCGGGATTTTCACGAAAAACACGTGAAAACACCTCGCGGGATACATCCGTGTGAACAGTAACTAACGCCCTAACCGAACGTTAATCAGTCACATTTCTTCCATCCGTCTATTTCAGAATGTCAGCCACGGTGCTTTTCATAGTCTCAGATGTGCACTGTATATTATGGCGGATTTCAGCATTTCTAATCTCCTCGATGGCAGCCGGAACCGCAACCCCGGATGCTTTCTCCATCTCGTCAATCAGTTCAAACTCATCCTTACCCTCTTCGCTTCCGAAGATTGCCTCCATAACGCTTCTGGAGAATTTATATGGGCTGGCTGTGGAGGCGATTACGGTTTTAGCCGTATCATTTGTTTCTTTTACATACTTTCTATATACGCAGGAGGCAACGCCCGTATGCGTGTCAATCATATAACCGGTCTCATCATAGAGACGTTTAATTTCGGCGGCGTTCTCTTCCTGTGTTGCAAAGCCTCCGAAGAAATCGCTCATTCTCTCCCTCATTTCAGGAGTAACCGTGTATTTTCCGTCTCTTACGAGTTCTTCCATCAGTCCCTTCGTCTTTGCGGCGTCACAGCCGGTGGAAAGATAAATCAGTCTCTCCAGGTTACTGGAAATGAGGATATCCATGGACGGTGATGAAGTCAGGATAAACTCCCTCTTTCTGTCATAGATACCGGTCTGGAAGAAATCATATAAAACTTTATTGTCATTGGAGGCGCAAATCAGTCTGTCAACCGGAAGGCCCATCTGTTTCGCAAAGTAAGCGGCCAGAATATTTCCGAAATTACCGGTCGGTACGGTAATATTGATTTTCTCGCCTTCGGAAATCTCACCGTTGTCAAGCAGTTTTACATATGCATAAACATAGTAAACAATCTGTGGGACAAGACGTCCGATGTTGATCGAGTTTGCGGAGGAGAGCTGGTATCCCTTAGCGGCCAGTTCCTTTCCAAACTCTTTATCATTAAATATCTTCTTAACGCCGTTCTGGGCATCGTCAAAGTTTCCGTCAATTCCCACAACGCTTGTATTATCGCCTTTCTGTGTAAGCATCTGCAGTTCCTGCACGCGGCTTACGCCATCCTTCGGATAAAATACGATAATCTTCGTCCCTTCCACGTCCGCAAAGCCGGCCATGGCCGCCTTACCGGTATCCCCGGAGGTTGCGGTCAGGATTACAATTGTGTTGTCAATTTTATTCTTTCTGGCTGATACCGTCATCAGGCGGGGAAGAATCGAGAGCGCCATATCCTTGAATGCAATTGTGTTCCCGTGGAACAGTTCAAGGTAATATGCTCCGTCCGCCTTTACGAGAGGGGCAATCTCTTCTGTGTCAAACTTGCTGTCATAGGCACGGTTAATACAGTCTTTCAGTTCCTCTTCCGTAAAATCCGAAAGAAATAATTTCATCACCTCATAAGCGACTTCCTGGTAGCTCATCTTTGCCAGTTCTGCAAAAGAACGGTCAAATGCGGGAACCTCATCCGGCATAAAAAGACCGCCGTCCTCTGCAAGTCCCTTCAGGATCGCCTGTGATGCCGTAACATTTTTTTCACCGCCGCGGGTACTGCTATAGTAGATTGCCATGATTTTCATCCTCTCTTTATTTAATGATTCAGCCTCTTTATTGTCCTGTCTTTGTGCCCTCCGGAATCGGGAAAAAGCCTTGTATGTCCCTGTATTCCGAGGGTATCCTGGTTAAGAATTTTACCATACTTTGGTTGTTAGTGCAAGAAGAATCGTGGGGTGGAAACAGGGGTAACTGAGGGCGCCCTTGAATCATGGAATCATTCCGTAATTGCAATACAGTGCCCGTATGCAGTATAATAGGAATACTTCTTATATAGAAATTTACTGCAGGAAAGGCAATGGTGTATTTTATGCAATATGAACATATCGTAACCGGAATATTTTTGAAGAGGCCCAACCGGTTTATCGCCCATGTGATGATCAATGGCAGGGAAGAGGTCTGCCATGTTAAGAATACGGGAAGGCTCCGGGAATTTTTAGTACCCGGGGCGGAGCTTCTTGTGCAGTTCCATCCGGATGCTGCGGCTCTGGGGAGAAAAACCGCTTACTCCGTTATCGGCGTTTATAAGGAAAATGCGGGGTATAACCACGAACGCCTGCTTATCAATATGGATTCACAGGCACCGAATCAGGCGGCCGCGGAATGGCTGAGTGAAGGAGGACTCTCCTTAGAAGTAACGGAGGTGAAAAGAGAGGTTACGTATCATGAATCCCGGTTTGATCTGGCATTTAAAGAAGATGGATGTCCGTCGTTTATGGAAGTAAAAGGAGTTACGCTGGAACACGACGGCGCCGCCATGTTTCCCGACGCACCGACCGGGCGCGGGGTTAAACATGTTATGGAGCTCAGGGATGCCGCTATGGAAGGATATCACGCCTATGTCCTGTTTGTCATTCAGATGAAGGGAATTCTTTCTTTTTCCCCCAACAGGAGCACCCATCCGGAATTCGCGGATGCGCTTAAACTGGCATCGGAATCCGGCGTCCATATTCTCGCCCGCGACTGTATAATAACAAAACAGGAAATGAAAATTGATATGCCGGTGGATGTGATTCTCTAAAATGATTTTTCTGTGCCAGGCACTACAGCCTGACTGTTAACATATCTAATAATAAAGCTATCATTCTGTGATGTGAGACCATGTTATATCCCTTAAGTAAAATGTCCATTGGGCAAACCGCTGTAATTTGCTGGCTGTCAGATAATAAATCCATTACCGGAAGACTTCTCGATCTCGGTTTTGAGCCTGGTACCTCAGTTACCTGTATCTTACGAAAGTGTGACGGCGAACTATCTGCATTTCTTATCAAAGGTGCTGTCATCGCCCTTCGGCGTGAAGACGCCGATCTGATTTTTATCAAAGAAAACGAAACGGAAACGGAGGAACCCCATCTATGAATCAGAACAGCCCTTTTACAATAGCCCTGGCCGGAACCCCCAATGTGGGAAAAAGTACCATTTTCAACGCCCTGACAAAAATGCACCAGCACACCGGAAACTGGTCCGGAAAGACAGTCGCCTGCTGCAGCGGACAGTTCCACTATAAAGATATGTCCAGCCTGGTTGTCGACCTGCCCGGAACCTACTCCCTGCGGACCCATTCAGAGGAAGAAGAAATCGCCAGAGAATATATTGTCTCCGGCGGTCCCGATTTACTGCTGGTTGTCTGCGATGCAACCTGTGCCGAGCGCGGGCTGCGTCTTCTAAAGCAAATCCGTGACCTGGAGGATTCCCTGCTGACCCATGTCATCCTGTGTGTAAACCTCTGTGATGAAGCCGCCAAAAAGGGGATCGAGCTGAATTTTGAACTGCTGTCGGAAAAACTGAACATACCCGTGATTCCCTGCACCGCCAGAGACCGCCATGGGTTGGACCGATTGAAAGAAGAAATATACGGAATCTGTAAAGATAACGGAAGGCTGAAACCTGAGAGCCAGGCTCAACCGGAGAGCGGCGAAATGGACTACCATAGCTCTTCCGCCTTTCAGATGTGCCGCTGCTGCCAGCAGAGCTGTGGTGATGGACCGGAAGCTCTGCCTGATTTCCCCTTTCCCTGCGATTCCTGCCCCTGCAGCGGTTTATGTTCATCCGGCGTATACTCCTACTCCGGTGAGAACGACGGGAATGGCAAAACCGCTGATTCGGAAAATGATAACGGCGGCGGGAACGAAGCCTCCAACCGCTCCCTGCGGGAGCTGATGCCCGACTTCTCCCCCGCTTCCCTGGCAGCTCAGGCCGTAACCTATAAAAATCCGGCATACCTGAAGCGCCAGGAACGGATCGACCGCCTGATTACCGGCCGTTTTACCGGCTCTCTCATTATGATCGCCCTGCTGCTCGCCATATTCTGGCTCACGATCACCGGCGCCAATTACCCATCTTCCTTCCTGTGGGATCAGTTCTTCCGCCTGGAGACCTGGCTGGCCGCAACGCTCACAAACGCAGGCGCCCCGGAATGGATTATCAGTTCCATGATTTACGGTGTTTTCAGGGTTGTTGCATGGGTTGTATCCGTCATGCTCCCCCCAATGGCTATCTTCTTCCCGCTCTTTACACTGCTCGAAGACCTGGGCTATCTTCCCAGGGCCGCATTCAACATGGATTGTGCCTTTAAAAAGTGTAAAGCCTGCGGTAAGCAGTGCCTTACCATGTGCTTAGTCAATGCTCCCCGGCGAGTCCAGTGTTTTCCATACAATTCCTCACCTAATATATCACCTTCCATTTTCCAAACAGACTCTTCTTAAAATGAGAAAATCTCCGTCCGGCGCTCTCATTTCCCATTTCTATCGCACGCTGATAATAATCCGCCGCTTTTTCCAGATCCTCCGGGGATTCATTTTTTCTCTCGTAAAGGTAGCCCAGTTCATAAAAGGCATAGCCGTCGCACTCTGTTTCGGCGGCCTTCTCAAAAAGCTCCCTGGCTCTCTCCTCGTCGGCCTCGCATCCCTGGCCTTTCATGTACAGAAAAGCCAGTTTGGAGTAGGACTGCAGGGTTCCCATCTGATGGCATCGGTTCAGCCAGTAAAATGCCTTCTCATAGTCCGCATCGAGACCTTCCCCACCCTGAAAATAAAGGCCGCCCAGTATCTCCATGCACTCGGCATTTCCGAGTTTCGCTCCCTTCTCATACCAGGTAACCGCCTCTTCTATATCGGGAGTTTTGCAGATTCCGTCCCTGCTCATATTCCCCAGGGCAAGGCTTGCAAAACCGTCCTTCTCCGTCTCAGCCGCTTCCTTAAACAGTTTCTCGGCCGCCTGGAGATCCTGGATATCCGACGTTCTCAGATACAGGTGGGCAAGGGGCAGGGCTGTCTCCTTCTCTCCGGCCGCATAGGCGCGGCTATACCAGTAAAACGCTTTTTCATTATCGCGTTCCACCACCTCGTCACGGTAAAAGATATTGCCCAGTTCCGTATAGCTCTCCGGCTCCTGGCTGTTTGCCGCCTGTTCAAAAGCCTCCACCGCTTTTCCTATGTCGCGTTCCGTCCCCTGGCCGTTCAAATACATCCGCCCCAGGTGGAGATAGGCCTTCAACGCTCCCTGGCTGGCCGCTGCCCTCAAATACTGATACGCTGCCTCAGCGTTATCATGATCCAGGTGGTAAATGCCCATCCGGTACAGGCCCCAGGCGCTGCCCAGCGCGGCGCATCGGTCCGCCCATTCCAGAGCCTTCTCTGCATCCCTCTGTGTATATTCTCCGTTTAAATAGCATTTTCCGACCTTGACCATAGCAGAGACGATACCGCTTTCCGCCGCCTGCTGATACCATCTAAAACAGGTATCCCTCTTCTGCTCCTCACCCGGAAGCAAGTCAAAAATGGTCTCTCCCTCATAGGCCGTCGCGATCTGCAGGGCGGAAAACGGATCCCCCTGCTCTGCAGATTCAAGTACCTCTTTATAACTTTCCTCCAGCGTATGGAGGGAAGATTTCTTCATTTCTTCATCATAGTGGCCAGCCCTGACCGCTCCGAGTACACAGCGGAAGCTCCCGGCCTCAATGCCTCTCTTATAACATTCGTATGCCTTTTTCTCGTTGAATCCAACGGCGCCCTCTCCCCAGCCGTAGCAGTTTCCCAGGAAAAACCAGCCCTCCGGGTCTCCCGCCCTGGCCGCTTCCTCAAGGTACTCAATGCCCTGGGGGAATAATTCCTCATTGCACTGTTTCCATATCAGTTCAACGCCTTTTTCGCACAATCCTGTCATCAGTATTGCCATATCGATCAGTTCCTCTTTCTCTTTACATGTATCTTTCTGTGCCTTTATCCAATTTCACATGCACGGCCCTGCCGCGTTTAAGCCCTGTCAGAGCCTGATTCTACAGGCTTATCATACTATTTTTACCCTCCGTAGACAACTGTTTTTATCTAATTTCATTTCTCTGTAATTGAAATTTAAGATTCCCGCATAAAATATCCTGACCACATTATAAAGAGGTTGTATATGTATCCATCTTTTTCTGAAGGTTCCCTTCTGCCCGGAGCTATCTATCTGCGGCTTTCAAAAGATGATGAAGGTTCCGGGGAAAGTTTAAGCATTGTCAATCAGAGAAAAATGCTTCTCCGCTACGCCAGGGAACACCGCCTTACCATTGTCCGAGAATATGTGGACGACGGCTACTCCGGCACTTCGTTCGACCGCCCCGGTTTTCGCAGCATGATTGAGGACATTGAAAAAAAAGAAATCAGGCTGGTTCTCACCAAGGATCTGTCACGGCTCGGCAGGGATTACATTAAAACGGGAGAATATACGGAGTTATTCTTTCCATCCAGAGGCGTCCGTTTCATTGCCGTCGGAGACGGATATGACTCCGCCTATTCAAGCACCGACCTGATTCCGTTCCGCAACGTGGTGAACGAAATGTATGCCCGCGATATTTCAAGAAAAATCCGTGCATCCCTGCAGGTACGGATGGAGGAGGGTTCCTATATCGGTAACTTTGCCCCTTACGGCTACAATAAATGCGGAAAAGAACGCCATCAGCTTATCCCTGACGGCGAGACAGCGCCCATCGTACTGCGGATTTTCCTTGAAACGGCTTCGGGTGTTCTCCCCTCCGCGCTGGCCGGCGAATTAAACGCGGAACACATCCCCTGTCCTTCCCTCTACCGCTGTTTGAAACATCCTGGCCTGAACCCGGACCATTACAGCAAAAGCGGCCTGTGGACGGCCAACACCATCATAAAAATACTGCACAATCCCGTGTACCTCGGCCATATGGTACAGGGAAAAACGAAGAAACTGTCCTTCAAAAGCAGGGCATCTCTCACGGTCCCCTCCTGTGACCGGATCAAGGTTCCCGGCACACATCCCCCCATTGTGACGGAAAAACTGTTTGCCCAGTGCAGAGAACAGCTTAGCAGCAGGGCAACCCGTAAAAAGACACCGCCTTCCCAGGGCATGCGTTGACCACTCATGGCTATGGGCTTCGGCTGCAATGCAGCCGGCGTCGTCGGCTGCCGTATTATCGACTCTCCACGAGAGAGGCTGATTGCCATCCTGACCAACTCCATGGTCCCCTGTAACGGCCGTTTTCCTACCCTTATCATGCTGATTACAATCTTTTTTATGGGAATCGGCTCACAAAGCGGCGGAATTTTAGAATCCTTTACCACCGCGATTGTCCTGACGGCATTCATCCTGCTGGGGGTTCTTGCCACTCTTTTATCATCCCTTCTGCTGTCCAAAACAGTACTAAAAGGAATTCCGTCTTCCTTTACTCTGGAACTGCCTCCCTACAGACGGCCGCAGATAGGTAAGGTCATTGTCCGTTCCATTTTTGACAGAACGCTTTTTGTCCTCGGCCGCGCCGTTTGTGTGGCGGCTCCCGCGGGCCTGATTATCTGGATAGCCGGAAACCTGTTTATCGACGGCCAGAGCCTCTTATCCCACATGTCCTCCTTCCTCGATCCGTTCGGCCGTTTTCTGGGAATGGACGGTATGATTCTGGTTGGATTCATATTGGGATTCCCGGCCAATGAGATTGTAGTCCCCATCATTCTGATGGGTTACCTGCAGACCGGCAGCCTGGTTGAGATGTCCGACCCATCCGCCCTGATGGGACTCTTCGCCGCCCATGGATGGACGATGAAGACCGCGGTGTGCATGGCTGTCTTCGCCCTGTTCCACTGGCCATGTTCCACCACCTGCCTCACTGTAAAAAAGGAAACAGGAAGTATCCGCTGGACTGTCGTCTCATTCCTGCTGCCGACAGTGATCGGAATCATTCTCTGTTCCCTGATTAACTTTATATTCTAATAGCCTCTCAAAATTTCCGCCCCCCGCCGCCGTGCATCCTTCCGCTGCTGCTTCTGTGAAGGGTCGTGCGGCCGGCTGAGGAGCCGGGCCCCCGGCCGGAACCGGAACTTCCCGTATTCCTGGGGATTCTTCTCTGAGTGACCATCCTGTTTAAAAACAGGTCGTTTACAAGGCGGTACTGAAATTCGCTGTTTCCCCTGTAAGAGAAACGGTAATTAAGAGCCTGCTTCTGCTCCTTTTTCATCTTATATTGGTTGACTGTACTGATGCACGGCAGAGCGGCGACGGCTCCGGCGGCCACAAATGCAAATACCACTTCATACCATCTCAGGGACGGCCGGTATTCGCTCCGTATATAATCATGCTGATTTGCCGGAATACCGGCCTCCATATAACTGTCAATCTGCTTTACCGCCGCATCCGCACCTCCCGCATAGTCTCCGTCGGAGACGCAGCCGTAAGCAGCGTCCAGCACCTTTTCGATTCTCTCATCCGTCAGATAACCGGCCATCTTTCCCAATGTGGAAACATAAATTTCCCGGTTGTCCATATCTATCACGAGGAGCGCTCCGCTGTGATCACTTCCCACGCCCAGGCCGTTTCTGTCATAAAAATCATCCGCGAGACGTTCCGTCGGTTTTCCCCGCGCATCGTCCGTTGTCATGATTCCCAGATCCATCTTCCACTCATCGCGGAAAGCAGCGAGCGTTTGCTCCAGTGCTTCTGTTTCATCCTTATCGAACAGCCCTCCGTTATCGAAGACGCGCTGTTCCCCTGCGTAAGCTGATCCCGGAGACGCAAGGGCGATAAGGGCAGACAAAACCGCTGCCAGGAATCCGGCACAGACAAGTCTTATATAATTGCCCGTATGGCTGACTGTTCTCATATCAGATACCCTCCTATCAGCAGCAGGATCAGGACCGGGAAAAAGATAACGGCAAAAAGGCCCGCCAGTTTCCCATAGTCCACCGGCAGCACA is part of the [Clostridium] symbiosum genome and encodes:
- a CDS encoding nucleoside recognition domain-containing protein: MAMGFGCNAAGVVGCRIIDSPRERLIAILTNSMVPCNGRFPTLIMLITIFFMGIGSQSGGILESFTTAIVLTAFILLGVLATLLSSLLLSKTVLKGIPSSFTLELPPYRRPQIGKVIVRSIFDRTLFVLGRAVCVAAPAGLIIWIAGNLFIDGQSLLSHMSSFLDPFGRFLGMDGMILVGFILGFPANEIVVPIILMGYLQTGSLVEMSDPSALMGLFAAHGWTMKTAVCMAVFALFHWPCSTTCLTVKKETGSIRWTVVSFLLPTVIGIILCSLINFIF
- a CDS encoding TPM domain-containing protein; translation: MRTVSHTGNYIRLVCAGFLAAVLSALIALASPGSAYAGEQRVFDNGGLFDKDETEALEQTLAAFRDEWKMDLGIMTTDDARGKPTERLADDFYDRNGLGVGSDHSGALLVIDMDNREIYVSTLGKMAGYLTDERIEKVLDAAYGCVSDGDYAGGADAAVKQIDSYMEAGIPANQHDYIRSEYRPSLRWYEVVFAFVAAGAVAALPCISTVNQYKMKKEQKQALNYRFSYRGNSEFQYRLVNDLFLNRMVTQRRIPRNTGSSGSGRGPGSSAGRTTLHRSSSGRMHGGGGRKF